The Tripterygium wilfordii isolate XIE 37 chromosome 4, ASM1340144v1, whole genome shotgun sequence genome has a window encoding:
- the LOC119997585 gene encoding uncharacterized protein LOC119997585, whose protein sequence is MAAVTNTSSIRTTTDPQFDLVKQVRSHEVAVAELNNLSSSRPVYQKNGNLFFRTTIQKATTSEQKQLDLAKAKLERLHSP, encoded by the exons ATGGCGGCAGTCACCAACACCTCCTCCATCAGAACAACAACGGACCCTCAATTCGATCTTGTAAAGCAG GTGAGAAGCCACGAGGTTGCAGTAGCCGAGCTGAACAATCTTTCCTCTTCTCGG CCTGTCTATCAGAAAAATGGTAACCTATTCTTCCGTACTACTATTCAGAAGGCAACAACATCTGAACAGA AACAACTGGATTTAGCCAAAGCTAAGCTAGAAAGACTGCATTCACCCTGA